A window of Streptomyces sp. SAI-127 contains these coding sequences:
- a CDS encoding M56 family metallopeptidase → MTLCLLLLSTVAVAAAVPVPRALTRSAWPEREPVVGLWVWQCLVATVLLCCLTALVLGAAAVFHTVRDHVFAPAPPAVTAAYDLSAAPVWAVTLTLLLAGGAAWTTAMLARELVEARRRQGLAREHLRERAPDLPAGLGAVARGPLLVLEDEYPDAWWMPGNPPQLIVTTGALHRLTDHQLDAVLTHERGHARARHDWLLHLSTALATGFPRVPLFAHFCDQTHRLVELAADDTASRRCGHLTTALALIELNQHRGVLSCASSHRLLGERVDRLLEPPPRLLRRQRALTSATAALVPLLPLLIVFGPGLSALV, encoded by the coding sequence ATGACTCTCTGCCTGCTCCTGCTGAGCACCGTCGCCGTAGCGGCCGCCGTGCCGGTGCCGCGCGCGCTCACCCGGTCCGCGTGGCCCGAACGGGAACCGGTGGTCGGGCTGTGGGTGTGGCAGTGCCTGGTCGCCACGGTGCTGCTGTGCTGCCTGACGGCGCTGGTGCTGGGAGCGGCGGCGGTCTTCCACACCGTCCGCGACCATGTGTTCGCCCCGGCGCCGCCGGCCGTGACCGCGGCGTACGACCTCTCGGCGGCGCCGGTCTGGGCGGTCACCCTGACCCTGCTGCTGGCGGGCGGGGCCGCGTGGACCACGGCGATGCTGGCCCGTGAACTGGTCGAGGCCCGTCGGCGCCAGGGGCTCGCCCGTGAGCATCTGCGGGAGCGGGCGCCGGATCTGCCGGCCGGGCTGGGTGCGGTCGCGCGCGGTCCGCTGCTGGTGTTGGAGGACGAGTACCCGGACGCCTGGTGGATGCCGGGGAATCCGCCGCAGCTGATCGTGACGACCGGTGCGCTGCACCGGCTGACCGATCACCAGCTGGACGCCGTCCTCACCCACGAGCGCGGGCATGCGCGGGCCCGCCACGACTGGCTGCTCCATCTGTCGACGGCGCTGGCCACGGGATTTCCCCGGGTGCCGCTCTTCGCCCACTTCTGCGACCAGACGCACCGCTTGGTGGAACTGGCGGCGGACGACACGGCGTCGCGGCGGTGCGGTCACCTGACGACGGCGCTGGCGCTGATCGAGCTGAACCAGCATCGGGGGGTGCTGTCGTGCGCCTCCAGTCATCGGCTGCTGGGTGAGCGGGTGGACCGGTTGCTGGAGCCGCCGCCGCGGTTGTTGCGGCGGCAGCGGGCGCTCACGTCCGCGACGGCGGCGCTGGTGCCGTTGCTGCCGCTGCTGATCGTTTTCGGGCCGGGGTTGTCGGCGCTGGTGTAG